In the genome of Hevea brasiliensis isolate MT/VB/25A 57/8 chromosome 14, ASM3005281v1, whole genome shotgun sequence, the window TAATGGAGAGATACTTTCAgctatatatattaattgaaatatgtatctatatataatgaattatgaaaaaatgaaataacattttatttttatatgtaagtgaatattattaatttatgatttttagttattttgataaatatatttattgttgacttattattattattattattattattattattattattattattattattattattattattattatgccaAGGGGTAATTTATTTATAAGATATAATCAATTTAATTACAttaaattttctctattttttgttAATTAGTTATTCAAGTGCTTTAaactattattatttattatgttattaGTTCTACAATTATGTATATGTAAGTTATAAATTGTTAAATGATTACCCTTTAAATGATATAATAAGTAACCACTATTGTTaggtaaattataataatatatgaaCATATATTTATTCTATTTACTTATAATTTTATACAGTGCATACATAtaattttgttttcattttttttccttttgcattatttttatgattttcagattattaatattatttttagaataaCATTAATATTACTAGATaaagataatatttaaatatattatatttttttattattttaaaaggaTATAacattttttgatattttaaagtGATGAAAGTAatcatataatttaaataatttttaattattttatatttttaatcaatatttttattatattactgcattttttatttttattatgaaatttttattaaaaaattttaaaagataaaaaaatctAATTGACATAAAAAGtaatacaaaataaaatatagtgcaattaacaataaatttaaaatattattttatttttatatattaaaattataatcagCAATGCGTAAAAGGACGGCAATTTGCTAGTTAATTATATTAGGgtgataaattttatattttgcatttattaTTACCGTTATTGTaggaaattatatatatttatattttattataaaattttgatattCTGCAAGTGCACTTAAAAATGTTGTAATTATcagatcatatatatatatatatatatatatatatatatatatatattatcgcgattaatttataatctataaattttattaacattcaattttttattattttcttgatATTTTTATAGTACAATTAATAAAtgattgaaaataaaaatttatattaagtgAATATTATTAACTTGTGATTTTTAGTTATTTTGATATATTTATTGTTGATTTAGTTGTTGttgtcattattattattatggtaatttatttataaaatataattaatttagttacattaaatttttttattttttgtcaaTTTGTTATTTAATTGCTTTATATTATGATTAGATTATGCAAGTTATAAATTGTTAAATAATTACCCTTTTAATGCTATAATAAGTAGCCATTATTATTATTAGGAAAGTTATAATATATGAAcatatatttattttacttataatttatatagttcattcatataattttaatatagttcattcatatatttatgattttcaGATATTAATACtacttttaaaataatattaatattattaaataaagataatatttgaatatattatattttttattattttaagataatataaaaatttttgatactttaaagtgataaaaataattatataatttaaccaatcttaaattatttcatatttttaatctatatttttattatattgctatatttttattatttttattatgaaatttttattaaaaattttgagagatAAAAAGTTTAATCGACacaaaaagtaataaaaaataaaatatggtgcAATTAacgataaatttaaaatattattttatttttatatattaaaattataattagcaATATGTAAAAGCACGGCAATTTGCTAGTTAATTACGTTAgggagataatattttatattttgtatttattattaCTGTCATTGTAggaaattatatatttttgtattttattaaaaaaattatattacccTGCAAGTGCACTAAAAAATGTATTATCGCGGTTAATTTATAatctataaatttttatttccttAGGATTTACCACGTTAAAGAATAGAACTTGAGATTACTGCCGTCCGCCAAATACAaacaatgaaaaaaataaataaataaaagaaaccaCCTTGgtgtcaatatatatatatatatatagaaaagaaCATTGATATAATCAAGAATTGCAAGCAATTTAATTAAAAGCTTGGCttattaaatcaatttaattaaatcaatACGCATTCTTTTTTCTAGTTAGTTATAATAtaccaatttaattaaatcaataatttgataaaaaaaattataattagttgAATAAAAGAAAAATACGTACACATGGAAGTACAATACATTAATGCCAGCCATAAAGAGCAAAAGATAAGACAGAGACCATCGAAAATGTGCTTTTGATGAAATGATTTCTTATTGTTTTGCTTAAACTCTTTATAATTTCATTCGCACTAAATGATTTCTTCGTAGAAGGCCAATGTGGTGTTTCCACTTGCCTTCCTTCTTTCATTCCTCTTTATTTCTATATCTGTTGTTTATAAATTTCGTGTCACAGAATAGTTTACCACACGCCCACAAAATATTCATCTCTAAGTCTATTTTGCTCTTTCTACCTTGTTCAAACTCAGTTGCACAAGACCCTTCTTTTATCACTTATCATGGCTTCTACTTCTTCCACTCCTCCCAATCAGTGGAAGCCATGGGATGTTTTTATTAGTTTTAGAGGCGATGATACCCGTTATACTATTCTCTCCCATCTCCGTCAAGCCTTTGAGGAAAAACAAATCAAGGTGTTTAAGGATGAAGAGCTTCGTAAAGGAGAAGAGATCTCATCAGAGCTCTTGAAAATAATCCGAGAATCAAGTATCTCAATAGTCATTTTCTCTGAAAATTATGCAGATTCTGTTAACTTAAAAAACACAAAGGAATGTATatagaagagaaagaaatttgacATTCAACATCAAGCTTGTTTTTATTAATGAaccaatacaaaactatttactGGCAAATAAGGCTATAAAATAGGAACAGAAAAgcaatactttaaaatattattcttaaacaATTTTCCTAAAGTTATGAAACTACTGCAGATATTGTGGAGCTACTGCAGATTTATGCTTGACTTGGTCTTGGATCataacaattcttccccttgATCCAAGTCTTGGATTGCATTCCTAGCTGTGCTCTTAACTTCTTGAATTGATCTGCTGGTAAAGGTTTGGTGAAGATATCTGCCACTTACTCTTCTGTACAAACATATTCCAAGCTAACTTCATTCCTCTCAATCTTCTCTCGGATAAAATGATACTTTATATCTATATGTTTGGACCTCCCTTACTGAATGGGATTTTGTGACAAGGCTATTGCTGACTTGTTGTCACACTTAATAGCACATGGATCTGAGCATTTGCCTTTGAATTCTTCTAATAATTTTTACATCGAAATTGCCTGCATAGTTGTGGTTG includes:
- the LOC131172757 gene encoding uncharacterized protein LOC131172757, coding for MASTSSTPPNQWKPWDVFISFRGDDTRYTILSHLRQAFEEKQIKVFKDEELRKGEEISSELLKIIRESTHGSEHLPLNSSNNFYIEIACIVVVASATYSASVVESAVHSCFFVAHAIAPLLCRKAYPVVLRLSSKH